The following nucleotide sequence is from Halictus rubicundus isolate RS-2024b chromosome 7, iyHalRubi1_principal, whole genome shotgun sequence.
GaaagtgagaaaataaacaaacaatattCGAATACTATCAATGCAAATTCAAAAGAAGATTGTACATTTTATGGTTTACCAGATACTGTAAAAGACCTTATCTTAAAAATTAGGGGTATTGATAAAGTCTATAGTAAGTGGTATAGTAGTACACTGTTTTTCATAGGTCACATTATTGGATGTATtcacaattattatttaatgtttATAGAATGGCAGGATGAGTGTTTAAGTTCAGATGCattaaaaataagaaagaatttAATTTATGCTCTTCCGACAAGCGGTGGTAAAACTTTAGTTGCAGAAATATTAATGTTGAAAGAAATCATATGTAACAAAAAAAATGCAATATTTATATTACCATTTGTTGCTATAGTACAAGAAAAGGTAGGTATCGATTTGTTCAATACAATGATATAGATTACCATACtatttatttgtaatttataGGTTGAAGCAATGGCACCGTTTGCATtagaattcaattttttaatcgaagAATATGCAGCAGCAAAAGGCCATTATCCACCAAAAAAACGTCGGAAAAaaaatagtatatatatatgcacTATAGAGAAGGCATTGAGTTTAATCAACAGTTTAATTGAAGAAAATCGTTTGAATGAAGTAAGTAATAGTATCCTGAAAGAAAGTGGCAAGGTGTGGTATATATTACATTTGCTTAAAAAACATTCTAGATTGGTCTCATGGTTGTGGACGAATTGCATTTACTTGGTGAAAATGGAAGGGGAGCTACATTAGAAGTTCTCTTAACAACAGCATTATATGTTAATGGTAACaaggaaaatataaaacataTTACATAAATTGTAGTTAGTGAAAAAAATCGATATTGACCATTCATCTGTCATACGTATATTCGTTTTTATAATAAGTAGAAATGTTAAGTAAAATATTGGCATTTTAGCTAGGATATAAAAAAGCAAAAACTTTTATAATCTAAAAGGATCTATCTAATCTAAAGGAACTATCTATTTTTTTCGTGTAAATTTTCACAGTTTGTAACTGTTGTCATCAGTTTGGAGACATCCTGTTTGATATAATCTAATACATGTTTCAGAACGCATTCAAATTATCGGAATGAGCGCAACAATAGGCAACTTGAAAGAAATTTCTGAATTTTTAAATGCAGATTTATATACTGGAAATTTTAGACCCATTGAAATAAAAGAGTATGTCAAGTGTGATGATGACATTTGGCTGGTTGACTTGAAATCTGAAGATCTTTTAACAGATCCAAAAAAAATTAACTATCGCGTACGTTTATTTACTTCAATGTATTTAATAATGGAAAAACATTTAATAGCTAGTTCTTAATCGCATTTTTGTTTAACAAGTATTCAAACAATGCAGCAGTCATAGATCCAGATAGAATTGGAGGTTTAGTGATGGATGTAATTCCACAAGAATCTTGTCTCATATTCTGTTCTGGTCGTAAGAATTGTGAAAATGTTGCCTTGTTGTTAACCAAAGTTTTATTCAGGTGATatataattttctgaaattcaACTTCGAAATTGTCAATTGCAATGTGTCGATATCAGTGCTGAATTTATATTTCACGTAATCAAATatgatgtaaataaattttagatcGTTGGAAGAGCATAAGAAGGAtgagaaacaaaatttattgaCCGCACTTCAAACCGAGGAAGGTCTTTGCCCTATTTTACGTCGAACTATAAAATTTGGTGTCGCTTATCATCACTCTGGTCTTACAGCCGAAGAAAGACGGTTATTGGAGGACGCTTTTAGAGCCGGAATCCTCTGCGTTATATGTTGCACCTCAACGTTAGCTGCTGGAGTAAATTTACCAGCCAGAAGGGTACTTTATTATGTCACTTTCTCTGTATCATTAAAAATTACTTGCGGCTTCTGATTTTGATAAATATTGCAGGTAATACTAAGAAGTCCATACGTAGGCAATCAATTTTTGAATTTAAGTAGATACAAACAAATGATTGGAAGAGCTGGTCGTGCTGGTATGGGAAATATTGGAGAAAGTATACTAATATGTAAAAACCATGAATTATCAAAAGTAATAATGTTATGTCTTCTAGTACAATGCATTGGATTACCTTGACCTCACCGACATAATTTCATCGACATCTTGAGATCATCGACAATGTTTTTATCGACACCGAGTTTTGTCGACAATGTCAACATTCATGTCGGATAGTCGATTTCTAGTGCGTATAACGAACAATATTCGTTCTACCCTTATACGAAAATTATATTCAGGAACATTGTCGATGATATCGGTGATTCAAACGTGTCGATGAGTAGATACTGTCGGCAAAATTCGGTATTTATGAAATCGTATCGGTGAGTTCAGGGTAATCTCAATGTACTATATAAGTTTAATCATTATTTAACTTTCTTATTTCGCTTTGTTACGCAGGTGAAAGAACTTTTAACGTCTAATATGGATGAGTCTTTAAGTAAATTACATGTAAACAGAGATAGAggcattaataatttaattttaagtgCTACATTGTTTTCTATAGCAAAAACTAGATCCGATTTACATAAACTGGCAGGAAAGACTTTACTCAATATTCAACAAGAACGTTTAAATGTTAATACAAAACAGATTACAGACCAAGCTGTAACAGAATTTCTAAAAAGTGGTGTTATGAAAGTGAAAAAGAATCAAAGTAGTTGTGTAGGGTTCAAACCGAATGTAAGTGTTATCATCCCATCGCAAAATGAAGACTGTGCTGATAAAATTACAGAAACAAATagcaagaaaaagaaagttgTTATGTTACTGAGTGAAACTGAATTAGAGCTTTGTAATCTGGGTCGAGCATCTATGAAAGGTTCACTTAACATACTTATAATAAACAAAGTATCAAAATGTTTTGCAGTTCTCTTTGTCTTAAATTTAGTTTCATGTTGCAGGTAATATAGATATAGAGACTGCATATACATTATATGCTGATTTACAAAAAGCACAGGATCATTTAATTATTCTCGATTATTTGCATCTTTTATACCTTGTTACTCCGTACGATATTGTATCTCAAATAAAACCACATGGATCCATTTATTACGATGTGGTAATCTATTCTCTTTTTACATGTTATAACGTCTATTTTTATGTATATTGTTTAAAGTTTTTATCATATATTTTTAGGTCACTAATTTATCAGAGACTCAAATGAAAACAGCAAGACTTCTTGGAGTTAATGAGACATCTATAATGAAAATACGCGATGGTATAATGCCCAAGGTAATACATTAGTTTTCATTGCATTAAATAGTTTATGTACATTGTTTCGTATCTAACAGACTGTACAGCCAAGAGTAATTCAACGATTTTATGTGACATTAATATTGTACGACTTGTGGACACAACACGCAGTTTATAGAGTAGCAGACAAATATCAAGTAGATCGGGGTATTATACAAAACCTTTTAACTGCAGTGTCTTCGTTTGCTTCGTCTGTAGTTCGATTTTGTCAGGTAAATTACTGGATTagttttatttataagattATCTTTTGTGAAAGCTGATTACCAACCATTTTAGGAGTTGGATGAATTTTGGGCATTTAGAGATCTGTTAGGAACGTTTAGTAAACGGTTATCTTATTGCTGTCCATTGGAGTTGGAGGTATTAATGGAGTTACCACTAGTTAAAATTGTAAGTTaattgacaacatatttcatacAACGGCCATCAATGTATTTTCTTTACATAGGGAACAAGATATTTTTACAAGATATTTTTTTACATAGGGAAGAGCACGTCAATTGTACAATGCAGGCTATAAAACGTTACAGTGTATAGCTAAAGTAAAAGCAACAGATTTACAAGAAAGAATTCCATATTTAAGTAAAAAGGCATCAATACAAATTGTCGAAGCTGCTAAAGTAATCATTTTTCATATTAAACATATCTGTAGTTAATATTTCCAAATCAAAACGTTAACTTCAACCTCTTTTATCTTACAGTtattaatattgaaaaaaatagAAGACCTTCAAGATGAAACAGAAGACATTCTAGATGGTATAGATATGAATACTTTAAACATAAATTGCTAATTTTTTATTACAAGCTATTGTACAAAGTGAGAATTTACATGAATACGAACTGAAGGTTCACAGAAAGTTAATTTTTGTACATACattgttaatttatttttgtacttGTGACAAtaaactactgaatttttatttatatgcaAAAATGGTTAAAATATTTCATGTTAGCAAAAACACAGCAACACAACATTTAATGTTTGATGTGTTTcatgcagaaaatgtttcatTTCGTGTATATGCATTAGTTGCATATTGTGCCAAACAGATCAATGTGTTTCAAGAACAACACATTGTTTAAGCAGGCACATACATTAAAAATCCAAAATGTGATTGATATTGCATTAAGGATATGTGATATCGAGCCATTGTGGtacaaatattatatttataatctaattatactcattttgtaaaatgtaacaaacataaaaataacaacTTTATTAAAACAAACACTTCATAAATTTAGTATTTAATGACATTCAGCAATACTTCTCCATGTTTTTTAAACTTTAACGTTTCTTATATAAACATGGTTTCAAAGTAATAGGGGATAATTTGGATTTTTTACCACCTATGtctttttcctttttaaaaTCTAAGAAGTAGAACAAATTATGGGACAAATCttttaaagtatttttaaaaccATATCCACTTAATACTTTTATAAAATCTTCTACTCTGTCAAATCGACTTTCAACTTCAGCTATTTTCAAAATACCGCTGGAAACACATTTTATATCAATTTCAATTGAGTTCAAACTGtaacattcaatatttatattaattattgtgAATACTTACTCTTTTTTAAGAATCCTATTTGCTTCTATAATGTAATCTTTTAGATTAGTTCCCATAAGAGACAAACAGAACACAACCACGTGTACACCATTAGTTAATAAAGGAGTATGTGCTACATCACATACAGTTACATTTTtgttcaaagaaataaaatcgaaagaaTGTACTTGTTGGGTAACAGAAGCAGCGAGTCTTGCTTCGCCACAACCAAAGTCTGCAATAACATAATCCTTTGGCCTGCAATATTAATATTAGAAGAATAAGGTCTAAATTTATAGATTAAAACTTAATTCATATAATTTTTCTGGACTGTTTACTAACATTTTcttaatagatgatattataacaTCAAGAGGATTTAATGGCCATTGTGCAACTTGCTGTTTGTATCCCTCATGGTATGCTTTAAATGCATCTGGATCATCTTTAAAGTACTTTTTTGATTCAGAACTTTCACTGCCATACATTGTTTCATTCAAATACCTAAATCTGGATGCTCTTAATTTAGACATCATTCTTTCTCTTAAAGGTTTTGTTTTTAAGTTTTCTTTCTTTGTCTTTATCTGTGTTTGTTTAGCAGTAAGCATTTCTTCTAATTTTTTGATATCCAAATTACAGTGTTTTAATGTTATGTTAGAGTTTTTACTCTTTTCTGAGGAAGGGACTAAAGgtttcttttccttttctttccttttcttccATGCTAACGAATTCACTTTTGCTACTTCGTCATTACTTACAATTTGCTTTTGTCTCTTTACCTTCTTGTGCTTGCCATTGTTTATTTCCTTTGCATTTAGCAACAGAGAGTCTTTTGCTTGCTTCACAAGTGCTATGACATTTTTTGTCTTTTTATTAGTTTGTTTGAAAGACTGATTTTCACTATGTTTTGACTTTTTGATCTTTACAGCTTTCTGAACGTTTCCttgttttctttcaattttattttgactCTTGGTTTCATTGCCCTTAATCTTCTTTTTTATAGTGGTTACGTTTGCAACATTAGAATTAACAAAACTAAAAGATGAATGGGTTCCATCATTTTTCtgtaactttttaaatttttttttaagattcTGTGTGCTCTTCTTATGtttgtttttaaattttacattttgaTCCTTGACCTTAGCAGATTTACAATTCTTTTGATCTTTAACTACTTGCTttcttttctaaaaaaaaaagttaaccGTGTATAATGActgtaatattgtaatatttgtaattGTTCCTTTGAGCGATATAAAAACCAAAAAATACCCAATAATTTAccttagaaatattttcttcatcGAGGTTTTTAACAGTTCTCTTTTTGTTAGAAGTATACTTTTTTAGTTTCTTTCCCATTTCCTTCGCGTGCACGTGGAGCCTTTAGTCAGAAAGTGTATCAATTcttatttcgtaaaatttagAAAACAATCGCATATCTAACCTAACGGATTCATAAACAAACTGTTCACCTATTGTCacctacatatgtacatataggAATGGACAATATACCAACCTcaggcagagaggataggagagtgctcacgcccgggatttcggcgttcccgatatagtgctgacatctgctcagccttagcatggcacagaaccgggccgtcttttagcacaaaaccgaacgcacattatttttttaaccagaaaaggcatttggccttgactgtcacgccaatcctcgaacggtcctcgaacggtcagtagggaaaactgattgtggaatggttaaaattttttttgtggaactacgtcgcgtcaccgacgagatatatatatctcgtcggtgcattCACTCAGGAATTCGCTGCTAATGATACAGGTAAGATggtgcaggttctggtccaggctaaaaagatgatgcaggttctggtgcaggctaaaaattagactagggggcagcactataccggtgACAGTAAAATCCCGGACGTGAGCactatcatttcctctctggtatttTTTAGACTTCGCGATAGGTGCACTTAGGTTTAAAAAGTATCATGAGATCGAATCAATTTTAAGTAAATAAATGTGGAAGTGTTTTTCTACTTACTTTTCGAAAACGTTTTTCCAGAATTTCCTCAtgtattcaatattttatatttacgcaGCAATATTTTTCGCGTATGTATGGGTACAATAGATCGAACTATTTAAATATTCCTTTGTTTCCTGGGCTGTTTTTAAACTGTCAATGGTAATTTGAGAAACCGTGTATTATGGGTCTTGAATTCGGGACTATACCAGTTCGAATACGCGGGATTGTGTTTTACACTCTAACCGGGTTCGAACAAAAATACTGGGTAAATTTTCTGTCTCAGACCGTGCCAAGTGCCATCAGGATAATTGCGGAAAATACTATGTTTGCGACTCCAGGTATTGTGACTTCAAGTGGTCTCTATTATTGTTCCAAATTTCTTGATATTTTCCTCAAGAAACGATAAATGCGATTTATGTATCGAGAATCTTTCaggaatgaaaagcaatattgtTACATTTATTCTTGTGGAATAATGCTGACAATATTCATCAAAAAATTTATccttcaaaaattaaaagatataTTGTTATGTTTATTCTTGTGGAATAATCTTGtcaatattaatgaaaaacttcTCGAGAATCCTTAAAGAAATTAAATCaaacattgttcaaaatattgccAAACGTTATCTGTTAGAAAATTCGTGGACAGCGAAACATTATGTTTTTGTTTTAAAATAGATCGTAAAAAATTCAGGAAGGTAGTTAAGTCTTAATTAAGCAATTGCTTATATTTCATTGTAGCTGTACTGTTAGGAGCATGGACCTTGGTATGGAGTAAAAAGGAACATAAGAGAAGCAAAAGGAAGGATCCGAAGATGTATGAAAATGATAAATAAAGTAGCTCTGGAGACAACGACGAAGCACATTTTCTCAATATGTTGTACCGTTACAATGTTACAAGTAAATCTGGTGTATTAAACAGTTTTTACTAATATGACTCTGTCCGTAATATTCATTTCCCATGTCCTGGAAAGCGTAGAACTaccaataaataattataaattaacaaTTCTCATatgttttatttaaacttcaaGTTAACTTAATCTATAATCCTTGTAAACATAATACTCTATTTATCAGGTACACAGAAAAGCTTCTCCCAAAATATTTCTCAatcataattttaatttttctattaaaaaatgaaagcaataaaataaaaatataagaacATAATTCATGTCCACGAAATGGACATTCTAAATAGTTTCGTGATATTTAGATCAATATATTAAATTGTTAAGAGAAATACAGTAAATGTTTATGTGGAAAATGGTAGAAGCTTTTCCGGGAATCTGACAACTCTTTAAAGGCGAACTATAATACTGCCCCTGTAGTTAATAATTAAGAGCACAGATCATGGCAACTCCTCGTTTGATCCAATGAGCCTGTGGTCTTCTGCTGGGTATTTCCATAGGTAGGACGAAATTGGTGGAGTGTCCTGTTGTGCTTAAAGTCCCTGCCCTCTGAATGGTTTTGTAAACAGGACAGGTATAGATCCTTGGAGGCTCTCGATGGTCCACTTCAGGCAACAATAGAATTGGAGGCATATCTGTGAACAGATAAACGAGCAGTGAACCAAGCGATTAATATTCACAATTCAATGCGATAAAGTTGCAGGATACCGGTGTATAACTCCTTGGGAAGGGACTCGTCCAGGTGGTTAACGTTCCAACGACATCCTTCAAGGAACAGACCGTAGATCGCGCAGCCATCTTTTGGCCTCTGGGTTGGCATGGCGTTCAATACCTGTAACATTCAGTTTTGATACGTTGAACACCATGGAAGTTATATTCCACTCATGCATTCAACTGTGTTTGCTCCAGAGCTTGTGTGAAACTTAAATATGGTTCGAAAccattaattatttttagttCAGGGTCCAAGTGTTCAACTGTTTTAATGCTTAAGTGTTCAAGGTTCAAGGTTCAGATGATTCAGGGTTCAAGATTCACAATTCAAACTTCCAATTGTTCCATTATTCAATTGTTTGAGTGTTCAACTACTCAATTTCCCGATTGTTCAAATGCTAGACTATACAAGCATTCAAATGATTCATGGTTCAAGGTTCAAACAATTTAAAGTTCCCAATTCAAATGGTGGGAGGTTCAAGGCTCGATATTCAAGGTGCAAACGCTTTCAAGTTGAATGTTGAATATTCAAGGTTCAAGGTTTCAGGTTCAATATTCCACGTATAAACTCAGCAAAGATCAAAGTTCAAGGTTACAGACTCAATATTCGAGGTACAAATGCATCCAAAGTCAAAGTTCAATGTACAATATTTCAGTGTTTAATTACAAAAGTGCCGAAAAATACTTTTGGAAGCAGATATACCTACAGCTGATAAACACAAACGCATGTTTTAAACAAGCCAGCAATCAAAATGTATGACCCTAAGGATCGGGTTGTTTCGAATTTGACAGTAAATATGCAAATTGCTAATGCAAAATCGTCTATTTCCCATGTGTTTCGAAACAGAAATAGTTTgagaagtaatttattcgtgAGGCGTACCTGGAAGCTAAAATCAATGGTGTCAATGGAAACGACGTGCTTCCTCGCGTAGTTCTGCAACGTTCCAGTCAGAAAAGCTTGCGGAAAGTAGAAACCGGAGATCCAGAACGCCGCCGGTATACCATTTGCCTCCCATGACCTCAAAAATGTGATTCGATCTTTCAGATCGAGAAACCAGGCACCTGCATTTCCAAATTACATAATTAAAAACGAACAAAACGCCAGTTCGCAAAACGAAGAGTTCGCCAGTGACCGCAACCATCGAGGTCTTTTGACTTAATTGGAAACAGACTCACCAAGTGGCTTCAACGACGGATAACCTTTGTCCTGCCAAACTTTCGGTATTCTGTTGTTGTACAAGCTATTGGCTACAGTTTCGAGCAGCTCGGACATCACCACCAACCCCTTCAAAGCTTTCAGGAGGTCCGTCAACGATGTCTTTACCACCACTAATAACCCATTGTACCGTATCGCTTCCTGCAGCAACACGGTATTGAAGGACTCCTCGTATAAAACAGGGTACCTGGAATCGTTACTTTGTGCAGTGTGTGACAACTAATTCGATTTTCTACCGTTTACGAGATCTTTCCGAAATGCTAGAAAAGCTAGAAAATTTTAAGGTTTAAATGTTCACCCCTGTATACAATTTTAATCACCGTGCTCCAGAACAATACCACGTATTGTATTTTAGCCAAAGACTTTTCTGAAATTCTGCCTACATCCGCATTGGCAGTACCATCTAGACTGAAGGTAAGAGTGTAAACAAGTCTACACATTGACAGGGTTGTATAATTTTCTCGAATCGGTGTTTCAAAATTCTCTTTGGCTAAAACCAATACACAGCATGGTACTAGACGTTCTAAAAATTTAAAGTCGATAGCTACTGAGAAACAAAAGGAATTTAAGGGTCACGGTTGAAAGTACTTAGTCTGCATAGCGACCAAGTCGAAGGTTCCAGGCATTTCGGAGAGCATGTCTTCGGCGATTTGCGTGGTGACTTCTTCGGTGCTGGCTGCAGCAGCTCCGACTTCTCTAGGCTGAAGTGCAAGCAACGTCTCTAGGCATGAATACGTTTCCGCCTGGGCGCAGCTTATGTCAGCGTTCGCGTGCATCCCGAACATCTCCGGCTCGTCGTTTAGAGGAAACGTTTTTATATACTCGATGTATTCTTCGAACGTTGCTGTTTCTGATAACTGCAACGAGCGGTGCAAAAAGTATTCTAAAAACcgagaaatttctttttttttcaatatgaGGAAGAAGAGAAAGCAGTTCAAAGATTCAATGGTTGAAATGTcttatgattagactgcggatctttatgcgaaatagaaattgtccaAATCAATTGTAACAAACCGAAGTTAAACGAAAATGTAAGTTCTGTTATAATCGTCTTAGAAAGTCgaaaataacataataattTCCTTCAATTCATCCAACGCATTTTGAGCTTTGTATTCGATGTGTTAATTTTCGTTTTAAACGcgtaaaatcagcagtctacttATGATTCAATGGTTCATTGGTTCGGTAGTTTCATTGTAGAATGATCTAAAAATTATTACCTGGTAATAGTGTCCTGATTGGTCGTACTTGTAGGCCGCCGAGAGAACTTCCGGTTTATAGTAGTCCTCGAGGATTGTCAAGACACACCGACGATCCCAGTCGTCCGTGATTCGTCCGCCATAGTTGATGTGACCGGCAGTGTATATCAGAACCTTTCAATTTACGAATCAAACTCGAACTAAGATTCTAGCAAATGATTAACTCCGTTTAATTATTATGGGGAAGACTTAGCGGACTGACCTTGAACGGCACCGTGTCGTACTCCAAGAGGAACATGTGCAGTTGCGAGACGCATATGGTTAGATCACCGTCAGTGAACTCGTACGGTATATTGAAGCCCAAGGGCCCGAATTTCCTTCTTTCCAAAAGGGCCGAGTGGAATAGTGCCAGGGAAAAGACCAGCCACTTGAATTGAGGAACTTTTGGATGAGTAGATTGGAGGAACGATTGCATTTCGACCACTTGAGTCAGGTATGCTCGGAACATGTTCGCCTAATGccaaaagaaatgaaaagaagACGTTCACGTGAACTGGAGAACAGTCTTAATATTgcttgtattttttatttcatatctGGACCCGCGATTTTGGGCCTTGCGTCCGATAAAGTATTGCTAAGGGGGCTGTCGGCCGTTGTTGAAATTGAAGAAGATtgtaatgaatagactgcgaattttatgcacatATGATAAAAATGCGTACGAGAAAcacaaaataataagaatgttcgaagaatttaaaaatgttatttcattCTTCTCGACTTGTTAAATCTATTAAGGctggaaacaaatttctattttactctaATTTGTCGTAATTGAAGTAGGAAACTTTTATTTTGGATAAAGCTCCACAGCCTAGTAATGAGTAGACTgggaatctttatgcaaaataaaaatatttctacattatttataagaaaCACGGGTTGAATTAAAATATATTCCTTCTTTTAGTAATTTGGAAAACATTAGTTAACTAGACATTTTGATCATAAACGCATTAAATACGCACTCTAGTAACGAACGTGTTAAGcagttaataaaatattgttgctTGCCTTTATGCCTCGCGGAGGCTCAATCGTCATTTTGCTGCTGTTCTGAAGGATGCTAACTGGGAAGTCCGGTGAAGGGGCAGAGGTCAACCATAACCGGAAGTCGCGATGGCTCTTGCCTCTTGACAGAGCCTCGACCAGCGTGTCCATCTCTGGCATCCAGCTCGGTGCCAAATGACAATTCTGTATGGACACAATTTGACCTATTTGTGAAACTGTTAATCTTTtaccactaggtttacggagcactaaaagcgactactTTAcgctactttataaaaataacaaaaatgtatcTATCCTAATTTTTAGCCATGTTTTCAATAATATACAGGCTGAGTCACTTAACTGTACCACCGGAATTTACTTGTACTTCTCGTTGCATAATAAaaagtttcaaacaaaagttacaAGACATTAACCGGTACATACgatgtaataattatttttttatatctcaCTTTGTTATCGAGATACTAAG
It contains:
- the LOC143355484 gene encoding uncharacterized protein LOC143355484 encodes the protein MGKKLKKYTSNKKRTVKNLDEENISKKRKQVVKDQKNCKSAKVKDQNVKFKNKHKKSTQNLKKKFKKLQKNDGTHSSFSFVNSNVANVTTIKKKIKGNETKSQNKIERKQGNVQKAVKIKKSKHSENQSFKQTNKKTKNVIALVKQAKDSLLLNAKEINNGKHKKVKRQKQIVSNDEVAKVNSLAWKKRKEKEKKPLVPSSEKSKNSNITLKHCNLDIKKLEEMLTAKQTQIKTKKENLKTKPLRERMMSKLRASRFRYLNETMYGSESSESKKYFKDDPDAFKAYHEGYKQQVAQWPLNPLDVIISSIKKMPKDYVIADFGCGEARLAASVTQQVHSFDFISLNKNVTVCDVAHTPLLTNGVHVVVFCLSLMGTNLKDYIIEANRILKKDGILKIAEVESRFDRVEDFIKVLSGYGFKNTLKDLSHNLFYFLDFKKEKDIGGKKSKLSPITLKPCLYKKR
- the LOC143355518 gene encoding cytochrome b-c1 complex subunit 8, whose amino-acid sequence is MGLEFGTIPVRIRGIVFYTLTGFEQKYWVNFLSQTVPSAIRIIAENTMFATPAVLLGAWTLVWSKKEHKRSKRKDPKMYENDK